One genomic segment of Mytilus galloprovincialis chromosome 5, xbMytGall1.hap1.1, whole genome shotgun sequence includes these proteins:
- the LOC143077015 gene encoding uncharacterized protein LOC143077015 — MPPLKCYPCVVCCKRTKTAERRNLSGEKNKEIRKYLVNKLFIRPQEVIEGVTCNKCRLFCGKEIQKKPTTKRNAEYLDKDPDFIPVVRSSSKHYIDCRSPPSIQLKFPSTTASHAQCVVCKRHGPKLVTVPNSARYDLFLKRLIILPQGARCCPGHLSGEYFSGFSCEQIVEKKSSSDFNRTEITNLLKQIRDIALKNSKKRIDFDSPTSLSESDIYNLTGLTKANFDDVCSKIQDSPMRDSHCRTIRQCIGIFLTKLKCGMSNRLLSTLFNLGRDAARRAISSARKYLVETFVPENLGFEHISRNNVINNHTRPLAQSLFGDITKPAILVVDGTYIYIQKSGNFQFQRRSFSMHKHRPLVKPMVFVTTSGYIVSVMGPYMGDGKNNDANIMTHIIKRNIEKITDWLQEDDILIVDRGFRDSLDLLNELGIKSEMPSFLGRGEKQHSVEESNTTRLVTKLRWIVESINGRIKFVRYLDKVLPTNQVQYIQDYVHIACSLINRYFKPMNIGDPEADELLGAKMLFLSA; from the coding sequence ATGCCTCCTCTTAAGTGTTATCCATGTGTTGTCTGTTGTAAACGTACAAAAACGGCTGAAAGGAGAAATTTAAgtggtgaaaaaaataaagaaatcaggaaatatcttgtaaataaattatttatccgTCCGCAAGAAGTAATTGAAGGTGTCACGTgtaataaatgcagattgttttgtggaaaagaaatacaaaagaaaCCAACTACTAAAAGAAATGCTGAGTATCTAGACAAAGATCCTGATTTTATTCCAGTTGTAAGAAGCTCAAGTAAACATTATATTGATTGTCGTTCACCCCCAAGTATTCAGCTTAAGTTTCCATCTACAACAGCCAGCCACGCACAATGTGTAGTCTGCAAACGCCATGGGCCAAAACTTGTAACTGTTCCAAATTCTGCTAGATATGACTTATTCTTAAAAAGACTTATTATTTTACCTCAAGGTGCAAGATGCTGCCCTGGACATCTCTCAGGTGAATATTTTTCAGGCTTTTCATGTGAACAAATTGTTGAGAAAAAATCATCAAGCGATTTTAATCGTACTGAAATCACCaatttattgaaacaaataaggGACATAGCGCTAAAAAATAGTAAAAAGCGTATAGACTTCGACTCTCCAACTTCACTTTCAGAAAGtgatatttataatttaactggACTGACAAAGGCTAATTTTGATGATGTGTGTTCAAAGATCCAAGACTCGCCTATGAGAGATTCACACTGCCGTACTATTCGGCAATGTATTGGCATTTTTCTGACTAAACTTAAGTGTGGAATGTCAAATAGGCTATTGTCCACCTTATTCAACTTGGGTCGTGATGCTGCACGGCGTGCTATTTCATCTGCCAGAAAATATCTAGTTGAAACATTTGTTCCAGAAAATCTTGGGTTTGAACATATTTCACGGAATAATGTAATCAATAACCACACTCGTCCATTAGCACAGTCCCTATTTGGTGATATTACAAAGCCGGCTATCCTTGTTGTAgatggaacatatatatatatacaaaaaagtgGCAATTTTCAATTCCAAAGAAGATCGTTTAGCATGCACAAACACAGGCCATTGGTAAAGCCAATGGTTTTTGTAACTACGTCTGGCTATATAGTGAGTGTGATGGGACCATATATGGGTGACGGAAAAAACAATGATGCAAACATTATGACTCATATCATTAAAAGAAATATAGAGAAAATAACAGATTGGCTTCAGGAAGATGACATTTTAATTGTAGACCGTGGTTTCCGAGACTCTCTTGATCTATTAAATGAGTTAGGTATTAAGTCTGAAATGCCATCTTTTCTTGGAAGGGGAGAAAAGCAACACTCTGTAGAAGAAAGTAATACAACACGCCTCGTAACCAAACTTCGTTGGATTGTGGAATCAATTAATGGTAGGATAAAGTTTGTTCGATATTTGGACAAAGTCTTACCTACGAATCAAGTTCAATACATTCAGGACTATGTACACATTGCTTGTTCTTTAATTAATCGTTATTTTAAACCAATGAATATTGGTGATCCTGAAGCAGATGAGTTGTTGGGTGCAAAAATGCTTTTTTTGTCTGCATAA